One genomic region from Verrucomicrobiota bacterium encodes:
- a CDS encoding FG-GAP repeat protein produces the protein MPQAPCLRRWVMQNIVVLLGICLCWIMAATAPARGQEVPPFGLGDGLPLGLGDREPTAEEEAYLNARLVTSTAVKADALAMARAIAYSTAEGESAPLDTLPTSVDNSTLVYMPPIRSQGSQGSCTAWAAAYYYNTYTQARDHDIDVSGGDNDNICSPAFIYPLVNGGTDGGAYTPYVVALLNDIGCASWTSMPYSSSDWTTWPTEAAWLEALTFRTLATYQINGSTTAGLDSIKQHLANGNVAVTRFQVYSTWYNQYPNDATGINNRVYYAIAGSLVGGHAVTIVGYDDDRSYVDHRDGQTHTGAFLIANSWGTGWGWYNSTGAGTKGFFWVGYNMFLESTFGPYAYYSTDRADYSPTLYAAVGVNHTQRGRVALRGGIGPTSSPEFNSPYPLYNEGGNTLAITDEKRVVVDLTDAASLFTENETKQAFVRLTISALASSSGTITSADFYNDLDGDGIFETTASTDPTVTVAPGASGYAKANVSYGEPAVYVDDSNTSGPWYGTYTYPYQTIQDGLDAASGSERVIVMNGTYSGAGNSGLDLNGKDLIVESDRGPSLCTIDCAGVGRAFIVQSGETSAAVIDGFTIINGDVSGDGGAVAVYHSDPTIRNCVIYGNRAVGNGGAIYFEDSLSAVVNCIITGNLADGGNGGAIYTALNSDVDLVNCTVAGNAAASGGAIYVSGSDPTLTNCILWDNVPDEVVVDSGSPTLTYCDVEGGWGGAGGNNIAEDPLFYSGGAWDGSTWTQGDYYLRPGSPCIDSGWGDNGTTVPVTDVFGASRRDDADAANTGGGSPAYVDVGARERQGTWCIAGVGDFNGNGKADLLWYNGTTGQVGIWLINGYTFAGGGVPASLDPSEGWTIKGVGDFNGDGKDDVLLRETTTGQVAMWFMNGLRLAAAGVITTVDPASGYEIKGVGDLNGNGKDDIVWHNTTTGEVAVWLMNGGNIAAAGVARTVDPASSYEIQHVADYDGDGRADILWRKTDTGAVAVWIMNGTSLVRGGTPGTVDPASAWTLKGTGDFDGDAKADLVWYEATTGYVGIWLLNGTSLRRGGVPAAVNPADGWEIKGVGDFNGDGKADLVWRSDISGSVAVWLMNGLSLRGGSILQTIYP, from the coding sequence ATGCCACAGGCCCCCTGCCTCCGGCGCTGGGTTATGCAGAACATCGTCGTGCTTCTCGGCATCTGCCTGTGTTGGATCATGGCCGCAACGGCCCCAGCGAGAGGCCAGGAGGTGCCGCCGTTCGGCTTGGGCGACGGTCTGCCGCTCGGCTTGGGCGACCGCGAGCCGACGGCCGAGGAAGAGGCATATCTCAACGCGCGTCTGGTCACCTCAACAGCGGTCAAGGCGGACGCGTTGGCGATGGCGCGCGCCATCGCCTACAGCACGGCCGAGGGAGAGAGCGCGCCGCTCGACACGCTGCCCACGTCGGTGGACAACAGCACGCTTGTCTACATGCCGCCGATTCGCAGCCAAGGCAGCCAAGGCTCGTGCACGGCGTGGGCCGCAGCCTACTACTACAACACGTACACGCAGGCGCGCGACCACGACATCGACGTCTCGGGCGGCGACAACGACAACATTTGCAGCCCGGCGTTCATCTACCCGCTCGTCAACGGGGGCACCGACGGCGGCGCCTACACCCCCTACGTGGTCGCCCTGCTCAACGACATCGGCTGCGCGTCGTGGACCTCGATGCCATACAGCTCATCCGACTGGACGACGTGGCCGACCGAGGCGGCTTGGCTCGAGGCGCTCACCTTTCGCACCCTGGCAACGTATCAGATCAACGGCTCAACGACCGCGGGCCTCGACTCGATCAAGCAACACCTGGCCAACGGCAACGTGGCCGTCACACGTTTCCAGGTCTACTCGACGTGGTACAACCAGTATCCGAACGACGCGACGGGCATCAACAATCGTGTCTACTACGCCATCGCCGGCTCGCTAGTCGGCGGGCATGCCGTCACCATCGTCGGCTACGACGACGACCGCAGCTACGTCGATCACCGTGATGGTCAGACGCATACCGGCGCATTCCTCATCGCCAACAGTTGGGGGACGGGGTGGGGCTGGTACAACAGCACGGGCGCAGGCACCAAAGGCTTCTTCTGGGTCGGCTACAACATGTTCCTCGAATCAACCTTCGGCCCCTACGCCTATTACAGCACCGACCGAGCGGACTACAGCCCGACGCTCTATGCCGCCGTCGGCGTGAACCACACTCAGCGCGGCCGCGTCGCCCTGCGCGGCGGGATCGGGCCAACAAGCTCGCCCGAGTTCAACAGTCCGTATCCCCTCTACAACGAGGGCGGCAACACCCTGGCCATCACGGACGAAAAGCGCGTCGTCGTGGACCTGACGGACGCCGCAAGCCTGTTCACCGAAAACGAGACGAAGCAGGCCTTTGTCCGCTTGACCATCAGCGCATTGGCCAGCTCGAGCGGCACGATCACGAGTGCGGACTTCTACAACGACCTGGACGGCGACGGCATCTTCGAGACGACCGCCTCGACCGATCCGACGGTCACTGTCGCCCCGGGCGCCAGCGGCTACGCCAAGGCGAACGTCAGCTACGGCGAGCCGGCCGTCTATGTGGACGACTCGAACACAAGCGGCCCCTGGTACGGCACGTACACGTACCCCTACCAGACGATCCAAGACGGCCTCGACGCGGCCAGCGGCAGCGAGCGCGTCATAGTCATGAACGGCACCTACAGCGGCGCCGGCAACTCCGGCCTGGACCTGAACGGCAAGGACCTCATCGTCGAGTCCGATCGCGGGCCGAGCCTGTGCACCATCGACTGTGCCGGCGTGGGCCGTGCGTTCATCGTCCAGTCGGGCGAGACGTCGGCGGCGGTCATTGACGGCTTCACGATCATCAACGGCGACGTCTCAGGCGATGGCGGGGCCGTCGCCGTCTATCACAGCGATCCCACAATCCGCAACTGCGTCATCTACGGGAACCGGGCCGTCGGCAACGGCGGTGCCATCTACTTCGAGGACAGCCTGTCGGCCGTCGTCAACTGCATCATTACGGGCAACTTGGCTGACGGAGGTAACGGCGGCGCGATCTACACAGCGCTGAACAGCGACGTGGACTTGGTCAACTGCACTGTCGCCGGGAATGCCGCCGCAAGCGGCGGCGCGATCTACGTCTCCGGCAGCGACCCGACGTTGACCAACTGCATCCTGTGGGACAACGTCCCTGACGAGGTTGTCGTCGATTCCGGCTCGCCGACGCTCACCTATTGCGACGTCGAAGGCGGCTGGGGCGGCGCCGGCGGGAACAACATCGCCGAGGACCCGCTCTTCTACAGCGGCGGCGCGTGGGACGGCTCGACGTGGACCCAGGGTGATTACTACCTCCGCCCCGGCTCGCCATGCATTGACAGCGGCTGGGGCGACAACGGCACGACGGTGCCAGTGACCGACGTGTTCGGTGCCTCGCGCCGCGACGACGCTGACGCCGCCAACACCGGGGGCGGGTCGCCCGCCTACGTCGATGTGGGGGCGCGGGAGCGTCAGGGGACGTGGTGCATCGCGGGCGTGGGTGACTTCAACGGTAACGGCAAGGCCGATTTGCTCTGGTACAACGGGACGACGGGCCAGGTCGGGATCTGGCTCATCAACGGGTACACATTCGCCGGTGGCGGCGTCCCGGCCAGCCTCGACCCGTCGGAGGGGTGGACGATCAAGGGCGTCGGTGATTTCAACGGCGACGGCAAGGACGACGTTCTGCTGCGCGAGACCACAACGGGCCAAGTCGCCATGTGGTTTATGAATGGGCTCCGTCTCGCGGCAGCCGGGGTGATCACCACCGTTGACCCGGCCAGCGGCTACGAGATCAAGGGTGTGGGCGACCTCAACGGCAACGGCAAGGATGACATCGTCTGGCACAACACGACAACGGGCGAGGTGGCCGTCTGGCTCATGAACGGCGGCAACATCGCCGCGGCTGGCGTGGCACGCACGGTCGATCCGGCCTCGAGCTACGAGATCCAGCACGTGGCCGACTACGACGGCGACGGCAGAGCCGACATCCTCTGGCGCAAGACGGATACGGGCGCAGTCGCCGTCTGGATCATGAACGGCACAAGTCTCGTGCGCGGGGGCACGCCGGGCACGGTTGATCCGGCCTCGGCTTGGACACTGAAAGGCACGGGCGACTTCGACGGCGACGCCAAGGCTGACCTCGTCTGGTACGAGGCAACGACCGGCTATGTCGGGATCTGGTTGCTCAACGGCACGAGTCTCAGACGCGGTGGCGTACCGGCTGCAGTCAATCCGGCGGATGGCTGGGAGATCAAGGGCGTGGGCGACTTCAACGGCGACGGCAAGGCCGACCTCGTCTGGCGGAGCGACATCTCAGGCTCGGTCGCCGTCTGGCTCATGAACGGTCTGTCGCTCAGAGGCGGCAGCATCCTCCAGACGATCTACCCATAG